The sequence below is a genomic window from Streptomyces sudanensis.
GGGCGGCGGGCGGCTGGCCGCCCTGCTGGAGGGGTACGCGCTGGCGTACGGGCTGGACCCGGCCACCGCTCCCCCGTCGGCGGCGGTCCTGCCGTACATGGAGCAGACCTTCGGCACCTGGTACGTGCGCGGCGGCCTGCGGGCGCTGGCGGACGCGGTGTACGCGCGGTGCCTGGAGCGGCGGGTCGAGTTCGTCTTCGGCGCCGAGGTGACCGGCGTGGTGGAGGAGGACGGGCGGGCCGCCGGGGTGGAGCTGGCGGACGGGCGGGTGGCCGGCGCCGATCTGGTGGTGGCGGGGGCGCCCGTGCCGGCCCTGTACCACGGCCACGTGGTGGCCTGGGAGCGGCAGGACGCGTGGCCGCGCTTCCAGACGGGCGTGGCGACGGGGCGGATGACCGTGTGCCTGGCGCTGCGCGGCGCGCGGGAGGAGGGCGCGGCGCACCGCACGGTGGTGCACTCCGCGGACCCGGCCGGAGAGCGGGCGTTCCTCACCGGAGGCGGGCCGCCGTGCGGGCGGCCGACCGTGGTGGTGCTGCGCCCGGACGACGCGGAGCTGCGGCCGGACGCCGGCCACGAGGCGGTCACCGTGACGGCGACGGTCCCGGCGGGCGGTCCGGGGGNCCCGGGCGACCCGTGGGGCGCGGAGGGGGTCGCGGAGGCGTTCGCGGACCGGATGGTGGAGACCGCCGGGGCGGCGGTGCCGGGGCTCCGGGAGCGGTTGCTGTGGCGCGAGGTGCGCACCCCGGCGCACACCGCGGAGGAGACCGGCAGCCGGCGCGTGCCCGCCCCCGCGCTGGCGGGCGGGGGCGGCGTCCACCTGCCGGCGGCCAACGCCGCGCCGCTGCCGGGTCTGTACTTCGCCGGCGGCTGGTCGCACCCGGGTGGCGGGCTGGCGCACGCCGGGATG
It includes:
- a CDS encoding phytoene desaturase family protein, which codes for MARIAVIGAGMGAMAAAARLAVAGHRVTVYERSETHGGGVRRFVRDGFGFDTGPGLLHLPAVYRDLFVKTGKEPLERCVGLTQVDPASRHIFADGTAVSLPNASRAGVVSALDDALGRGAGERWAAFLNRARDTWDRSRRPLLEEPLPADVAPFSRDPYPAPRTGLLRRTAATLAEVGRRELGGGRLAALLEGYALAYGLDPATAPPSAAVLPYMEQTFGTWYVRGGLRALADAVYARCLERRVEFVFGAEVTGVVEEDGRAAGVELADGRVAGADLVVAGAPVPALYHGHVVAWERQDAWPRFQTGVATGRMTVCLALRGAREEGAAHRTVVHSADPAGERAFLTGGGPPCGRPTVVVLRPDDAELRPDAGHEAVTVTATVPAGGPG